The proteins below come from a single Cylindrospermopsis raciborskii Cr2010 genomic window:
- a CDS encoding Tic20 family protein, translating into MSWRGSTTIPDRIFACLPYLLPLVDSLAFSGFLVQQFPILGIVLLPILPIATVYQASGYGQILVFFALFFFVVRNEKINHFIRFNAMQAILLDIIIFLSSILLRVFGTLPSSDFAVQILENTIFLGIFACVVYSVFQSLNGRYPEIPAISEAVHIQVR; encoded by the coding sequence TGACAGAATCTTTGCCTGTTTACCCTATTTACTACCCTTAGTTGATAGTCTGGCTTTCAGCGGGTTTTTAGTGCAACAGTTTCCCATCCTGGGAATAGTCTTGTTACCAATATTACCAATTGCTACGGTTTATCAGGCATCCGGGTATGGTCAAATCCTAGTGTTTTTTGCCCTGTTCTTCTTTGTAGTCAGAAATGAAAAAATTAACCACTTTATTCGCTTTAATGCCATGCAGGCGATCCTCTTAGACATTATCATATTTTTATCTTCCATACTACTAAGAGTATTTGGGACTCTTCCCAGCAGCGATTTTGCAGTGCAGATCTTGGAAAATACCATATTTTTAGGGATATTCGCCTGTGTTGTCTATTCCGTATTTCAGTCCTTAAATGGTCGCTATCCAGAAATACCAGCTATTTCAGAAGCAGTTCACATTCAAGTTCGTTAG